The DNA sequence cattatgtctccctccctctctctctcccctctctctctctctctctctctctctctcccttttccttcttcacttttctctctcattcccctattcctctctctctcttctctccctctctctccttcctctctctctctctctctctctctctctctctttctccttctctctcccctcctctctctctctctccttcccttctttctccccctccactttatctctctcccttctctctctatcattctctccctctctctccacatgctctctctctccttcccccatcctctctctcttgctcccctctctttctctctttctctctctcccttttctctctctctctctctttctctctctttccccatgctctctctctttctccttctctccATTTTCCCTCTCcgcttctctctctccttcccctattcctctctctcttctctccatctctctccctcctctcttctctccatctctctccctcctctctctctctctctctctcctctctttgtcttcctctctctcttctctcccatctctcccttttttctctctctctccttcccttctTTCTCCCATTCCTCTTtatttctctctatccttctctccctctctttccccatgctctctctctctctctctctctctctctctccttcccttcttcctctctctctctctctccttcccttcttcctctctctctccttttctctcctTTCCTCTCCACAtgctctctctccttcccctcttccttcctctctctctctctctctctctttctccttctctctatttgtctttctctccttctctccccctcatctctcttcctctctctcatttttctccTTATCTCTCCCCTTTccatctctctcttttttctcccaAAGTCTTTGCTTCTACTATAAACCTCTTTATTCTCAAAACCTTTGTCACATATACCACCGCCATGCTCTGTCACAAACACAAATACACTCTctgttctctctctcttcttgtccttctctccccctctctctctctctctccttttcctctCTTCCCTCCTCTATCTCAtcatctctttctttcctctctctcctctttctttctctcgcTTTAGAGTGAAGAggcaaaaagagagagagaaaggaggaggAGACAGAGAAGGGGAGAGTGAaaaaaagaagagatgaagagagagaaagggaggaggaGAGATAAAGAGAGATGGGgaaagagaagagggagagagaggagaagggagagagagaaagaaggaagggggagagagaggagcgtgagagagaaagagaaaaggaaaaaaaggagagagatagagagagaagggagaggagagagagagaggagggatgggagagagagagagagagaagggagagagagagagagagagagagaggagggagagagagagagagagagagagagagagagagagagagagagagagagagagtggaagGGAGGgaggaagagggagagagagggagaggatggaagagagagaggatggaagggagggagagagagtgggagaggtgagagagagagaaggggagagagagagaaatggaaaggagagagagaagggggagaggagatagagatagagatgggagagaaagagagggggaaggagagagaaggggagagaaggaaaggagagagagggaaatgggagagaaagagagggagaaaggagagagaaggaaagaaaggaaaggaaaagagagaagggggagaggaaaagggagagagagatgagggagagaaagaggggaaggagagagaaatgagggagagaggagagagaaagagagagagagagaggacggggagaaagagggaaaggagagagagagagagaggagagagagagaagagagagaagggaaggagagagagagagaggaagggggagagagagaaagagtatgaAAAAGCTAATTTTGGAGTTtgaataaaaccagttttaatttagtttaaaactaaactgaaccataaaaactggttttttaataaactggttttcataaaaactatggtttcagtttagtgttttatttgaaaaaactggtttatttaaaacagtttcagttcagtttcaattcagttcagtGACCACTGCCTAGAATTTAAACCTGGATTTGTTTGAGGCAAACATCTTTCCCACTACATCACATGCCTCAGCCGCTTACTCGTGCAACTTAACTCCTCAGCTTTCCGCATCctcaaaatcttcctaatctaattCATGTTCCTGACCCCTAGAGCCAGAAGGACTTGAACTAACTTCTTCCAAGTGTGCTTGCTGCATTGTGCGTTTTAGATTCATTAGCTCCATTTACATCAGTAACAACTCCCCATGTCAAAATATCATCATCCAAAAGCAACATTTCTTCAACACTTCCATGCCTGCTAAATTCTCCCACTAACCATTCGTTGCTATCATCAATATCTTTTATGACAATGGGATCCCAAGGATTCGAATACCAGAAATGCTAGTTGAGCTCCTGGTTATATTTAACAAATACCCAGTCTTGTAGCGTTTGATGCCCGGGCTCACTTCTTTCCTTAGAAACAGATCTATTGCATTAGTTACAAATAAGAAAGTTAGTTTGAAAATCACCAAAGCTGTTACTAAGAGTCAATTTCAATAATCTAATACATAGTTACATGAATTCACCAAATAGATTGCGTATCAATTTGCGTGTCCCGCATACTAATTTATTTGCGTACCTAGATGTCATATGTATAttccatataaaatattttacatatagtGTACTGAATAACTGTTCTCATACCAGAGCGTATTGCGTTCTATATAACTATGATCTGATAGCAATATTTTATATTGTAAACTTGGGGCGGATGATCCGCACGACTCCCACCATGCAGCTGCAACACAAATAACGAGtaacattattaaaagaaaaatgctagatgACCAacataatttattgtttttggccaTCATTTTTAACCATCAACTCAATTCCTTTAGTCTAGTAATCCAATAATATACTTTTAgcacatatttttaaatattaatggctgatggccaaaaacaataaattctggtAGTTCTCTAGTATTCCTCTGAAAAAAATGTCATGAAACTAAatctatcaataaatatagctTTCTTACAAGAAAAGTAATAGGTTCTTGATTTAGTTGCCTCCTTTGTTCCAAAGGTACCCTTGGCTCTCTTACAAGGATCTCACTCAAGTAAAATTTTATCTGCCTCCTCTTGTGTTTCACTCAGCTTGCCAATTGCCTTATAAAAATCCCACCACCACTTTTAAATTGAACTCATTCCTTGGGTTGCTATAGTAAAATGCCGGGGTTAGAAACTGAGCAACTGCATTAAATGGATGAACTTTTAATTCTCATCTTAAATCAGTGATATAGAAAATGTCCTGGGGCTTTTTGAATAGATTCCTCAGCCTTTTCCATTGGCATTGCTTCATGTGCGAAATCAATTATTTTTTCATGACTAACAAGCCAAAGGACATGAATAAGAGGTTTCGCAGCTTTAAGAAAATAAACAACATCATCCCAACATCATTCCGGAAAATTGATAGACCATCCCTTATACAATAGATAACATCATAACACTGATTATTAAGTCGTTTAATCCAATATATTTTAGATGATCTGCATCACAAAATCTTGGAGCCATTTTATACATAGAGCAGAACTGATTATCTGAGCAGAATTTTTCAGCAATGTAAGAAAGATTCATGTTCTTTTAGTAGCTTCTAAAGAAAGTAAATAGTTAGCCAGttagtgaaaacttttcattcaTAGCCTGAAGTTGTAATAACAACCTACAAACAGTAACGTGTTATTACAAGTGTAGAAGTGTACAAAAAATAATGTATCAATTTTTATGCTAAAAAGATCTGATGCTGCTTAGAGGAAAATCAGAATAAAACACCGAAATCCCCACATGAGCATTGTCCATTCACAAATTTATGAAGCCGCTTACTGTCTTTGATAATGATTTCTCTACCAGTCAGTGTTGATACATACTTAACAAAATCATGGCCATCTCTGCACATTAAGGTACTCTTCACTACTCGTATCGGCGAGGAACTCGGCAAGTTCTCCAATCCGAATGTAATCGCCAGCTTCTCACTGTGATAAATGGAAGTTGatgttattttttcttcttcttccttgtcttcttcACTTATCTCCATAGTTTCTAGCATCTCATATCCAAGATTCTTTGCTTTGAAAATTAAAACCTCCAATGATTCATAAACTAGAGAACTCTGAGGGAATTCCTTGTCATTCGGTTTAAATGGATACACTCTTTCTTTGATGCTGATCCAACTCCAATCATTTAATTTTCCAACTTTTTCCTCCTTCATTATCTTCTTCACCCTAGAAACATCCTCAAATCTCTCTACAGAATGGTACATATCCAATAACAACAAATATGTTTCGGTATCTTTCGGTTTATGACTTAGTAACTGCTCGGCAGCTTGAAACCCCAACTCCTGATTACCGTGGCTTCGGCAACCTGCTACCAAGTTTGACAAGATATACTCGCTAGGCTCGAAATCCATTTTCTTAATCATATTGAAAGCTTCGTCTAGACGTCCAAACTTCACAAACAAATCAACAAGGCAAACATAATGGTCCATCACAGGCATGATTTTGTACTCCTTCTGCATAATCTCAAAATAAGTGAGTGCCGCACTGATCATGCCAGCATGGCGACAAGCAGATAAAACCCCAACAAAAGTGACTGCGTTTGGTCTAACTCCTGTTAGTTTCATGTCCTCAAAAAGCTCCAACGCTTGCTGAGACCAACCATGCTGTGAAAAAGCTGTAATCATGGAAGTCCATGATATCATAGTCCTAGTAGACATCTCTAGAAATGCTTTGCTTGCCCTCTCAATACTTCCACATTTATTGTACATATTAATCAGTGAACTCCCCACTACCACTTCCGATAGGAACCCGATTTTGATGGCCTGAGCATGAATCTGTTCCCCCTGCTCTAAAGCCACCATCCTACTACAGACACATAAGGCACTTGAGAAGGTAAACAGGTCTGGCTTCATGCCAAACCGATGCAACTCAGAGAAAAGTTTGAGTGCTTCAATTCCATAGTGGCAAGCAGAAATATTATCCTTTGTGAGCTCCATCATTTGTGCATGCCCAGCAATCATTGCATTCCATGAAACCAAACTAACATCATCCATTCCGCTAAACAAAATTTGTGCCTCATCAATGCAACCACACTTGAGATACAAATACAATAAAGAATTCCTTATACGCAGATTCGACTGGTATCCTAATTTAGCAGACAGCGAATGAACCTGAGTCCCGAGTTCTAATAATGGAATCTCACAACACTGGCTCAAGACACTGGATAAAGTTAACTCATTAGGCTGTGTGTCCTCAGAAAGCATATCAACGAAAAGTCTTAAACCCGTCATTGGGTCACCATTGTCCCCACAAGCAGAAATAGCAGCAGTCCAAGAAACAACATTCTTTTCCTTGATTCTCCTAAATGCACTGAGAGCTAATTTCAATTTGCCACATTTGGAGTATAAACTACAAAGTGCATTGCAAATGCTAGTGTCAAAATCAATCTGGTATTTGATTATGTAAGCATGGAACTGATTCCCTAACTTAACTGATCGCATTGATGTACAAGCGCTTACAGCTACGGCAAGTGTGTAATTGGAAGGATAACTCCCTGCATACAACATCTCTTGGAACACATAAATAGCATTCTCTGGCTGCATTTTCTGCACATAACCCACCATCAATGTAGTCCAACCCACCACATTTCTCCTTGGCATTTTGTCGAATACTTTGCGTGCGGCTTCCATGCGACCACATTTAGCATAAACATTGACCAGAAATGACATCAAGAAAACATCTTGGTGCGCTCCGGTTTTAATGGCATGACCATGAATAACTTGTGCATCCAGGAAAGATGTCCTGTCTAAGCATTCTTGCAACAGGGGAAAATAGAAAGATGAGTCCAGCTCTGTCATTTGTTTTGTCAACGAGATCGTTTCACGAAAATCAAGATTCTTGGGATCCAAATCCGTGAAGTAGTTGCTTTTCTGCAAAGAAATGCCCTGACTCTGAAAGCATAAATAAAATGCATGTTAATTACGAATTAAGTGAAAGCAAGCAATAGAATTAGTTTGGTTAATTAGGCTAAAGCTCTCTTTAGGACTTGAATTATAACTTTGATCAAGAAGTTTGATTTTCATGAACTAGAAATGATTTCTTTCTTAAATAATGTGTGTGGAAGTTAAATGCTTTTGCTAGGCAGTATTAACTAATTGGATGTAACAATCCATAGAAgttgaaataaaaaaacaaaagtaatactatacatccaagtctttttattaacgaagtctaactaagttaaataataagattt is a window from the Arachis hypogaea cultivar Tifrunner chromosome 17, arahy.Tifrunner.gnm2.J5K5, whole genome shotgun sequence genome containing:
- the LOC112766519 gene encoding pentatricopeptide repeat-containing protein At1g11290, chloroplastic, which gives rise to MASFPSASAALITTLKLQPQFKTHPPTSLPIEKSQGISLQKSNYFTDLDPKNLDFRETISLTKQMTELDSSFYFPLLQECLDRTSFLDAQVIHGHAIKTGAHQDVFLMSFLVNVYAKCGRMEAARKVFDKMPRRNVVGWTTLMVGYVQKMQPENAIYVFQEMLYAGSYPSNYTLAVAVSACTSMRSVKLGNQFHAYIIKYQIDFDTSICNALCSLYSKCGKLKLALSAFRRIKEKNVVSWTAAISACGDNGDPMTGLRLFVDMLSEDTQPNELTLSSVLSQCCEIPLLELGTQVHSLSAKLGYQSNLRIRNSLLYLYLKCGCIDEAQILFSGMDDVSLVSWNAMIAGHAQMMELTKDNISACHYGIEALKLFSELHRFGMKPDLFTFSSALCVCSRMVALEQGEQIHAQAIKIGFLSEVVVGSSLINMYNKCGSIERASKAFLEMSTRTMISWTSMITAFSQHGWSQQALELFEDMKLTGVRPNAVTFVGVLSACRHAGMISAALTYFEIMQKEYKIMPVMDHYVCLVDLFVKFGRLDEAFNMIKKMDFEPSEYILSNLVAGCRSHGNQELGFQAAEQLLSHKPKDTETYLLLLDMYHSVERFEDVSRVKKIMKEEKVGKLNDWSWISIKERVYPFKPNDKEFPQSSLVYESLEVLIFKAKNLGYEMLETMEISEEDKEEEEKITSTSIYHSEKLAITFGLENLPSSSPIRVVKSTLMCRDGHDFVKYVSTLTGREIIIKDSKRLHKFVNGQCSCGDFGVLF